The Rana temporaria chromosome 4, aRanTem1.1, whole genome shotgun sequence genome contains a region encoding:
- the PPP1R2 gene encoding protein phosphatase inhibitor 2 isoform X2, which translates to MDDQTQRPIKGILKNKSSKKSGVRVLPKDDLAQDREDDQSKKSQKWDEMNILATYHPSDKDYGLMKIDEPSTPYHRMVGEGDDDEGAMSDSESNEALTADVLAQKLAAAEGMDPKFLAEEESSEEEEEEELTPEAKEKKKDFEIKRKYHYNEGMNIKLGRQLIEKELTGNEEDEEDDEDEEMQDITDTDGNDGRMGHSCCWCFH; encoded by the exons ATGGATGATCAGACACAGAGGCCGATTAAAGGCATTCTGAAGAACAAGAGCTCCAAGAAGAGCGGCGTCCGTGTGCTGCCCAAGGATGATCTCGCCCAGGACAGAGAGGACGATCAGAG TAAGAAGTCACAGAAGTGGGATGAAATGAATATTCTGGCAACATATCACCCTTCTGACAAAGACTATGGCTTAATGAAAATAGACGAGCCTAGCACACCCTACCACAG AATGGTTGGTGAGGGTGATGATGATGAAGGAGCCATGAGTGATTCGGAGTCGAATGAAGCTCTGACAGCAGATGTCTTGGCACAGAA GCTAGCTGCCGCAGAAGGAATGGATCCAAAATTCCTGGCTGAAGAAGAGAGCagtgaagaagaagaggaggaagagctgACGCCAGAGGCAAAAG AAAAGAAAAAGGActttgaaataaaaagaaaataccaCTACAATGAAGGTATGAATATAAAGCTCGGCAGGCAGTTAATAGAAAAAGAACTCACGGGCAATGAAGAagatgaggaggatgatgaggatgaggagATGCAAGATATAACAGACACAGATGGTAACGATG GTAGGATGGGGCACTCTTGTTGTTGGTGCTTTCATTGA
- the PPP1R2 gene encoding protein phosphatase inhibitor 2 isoform X1, producing MDDQTQRPIKGILKNKSSKKSGVRVLPKDDLAQDREDDQSKKSQKWDEMNILATYHPSDKDYGLMKIDEPSTPYHRMVGEGDDDEGAMSDSESNEALTADVLAQKLAAAEGMDPKFLAEEESSEEEEEEELTPEAKEKKKDFEIKRKYHYNEGMNIKLGRQLIEKELTGNEEDEEDDEDEEMQDITDTDGNDGHPERLQSNVQVL from the exons ATGGATGATCAGACACAGAGGCCGATTAAAGGCATTCTGAAGAACAAGAGCTCCAAGAAGAGCGGCGTCCGTGTGCTGCCCAAGGATGATCTCGCCCAGGACAGAGAGGACGATCAGAG TAAGAAGTCACAGAAGTGGGATGAAATGAATATTCTGGCAACATATCACCCTTCTGACAAAGACTATGGCTTAATGAAAATAGACGAGCCTAGCACACCCTACCACAG AATGGTTGGTGAGGGTGATGATGATGAAGGAGCCATGAGTGATTCGGAGTCGAATGAAGCTCTGACAGCAGATGTCTTGGCACAGAA GCTAGCTGCCGCAGAAGGAATGGATCCAAAATTCCTGGCTGAAGAAGAGAGCagtgaagaagaagaggaggaagagctgACGCCAGAGGCAAAAG AAAAGAAAAAGGActttgaaataaaaagaaaataccaCTACAATGAAGGTATGAATATAAAGCTCGGCAGGCAGTTAATAGAAAAAGAACTCACGGGCAATGAAGAagatgaggaggatgatgaggatgaggagATGCAAGATATAACAGACACAGATGGTAACGATG